The Deltaproteobacteria bacterium genome has a segment encoding these proteins:
- a CDS encoding Fic family protein, with amino-acid sequence MKRGETGRYEVTSAGGETVRAFVPAPLPPAPPLDFAGDLQAGMEAAVLALGRLDGVSTLLPDKSLFLYAYVRKEAVLSSQIEGTQSSLSDLLLFELEEAPGVPLDDVVEVSNYVAALEHGLTRLREGFPLSGRLIREIHGVLLSRGRGSGKDPGEFRRSQNWIGGSRPGKAVFVPPPHTLVPECMTALERFLHAEGDGLPVLVRAALAHVQFETIHPFLDGNGRVGRLLITFLLCQAGVLSEPLLYLSLYLKQNRARYYELLDRVRREGDWEEWLAFFLAGVRQTAEGAASTAARLAEMFGADRSRIEPSGRRAGSALRVHEAMKARPITSVAEICRATGLSFPAASSSIELLVQLGIARELTGKRRNRLFVYDRYLAILSEGTERP; translated from the coding sequence ATGAAGCGTGGCGAGACCGGAAGGTACGAGGTGACGAGCGCCGGCGGCGAGACGGTGCGCGCCTTCGTCCCCGCGCCTTTGCCACCCGCCCCGCCGCTCGACTTCGCGGGGGATCTGCAAGCCGGGATGGAGGCGGCCGTCCTTGCGCTCGGCCGGCTGGACGGGGTGTCCACGCTCCTGCCCGACAAGTCGCTGTTCCTCTACGCGTACGTTCGCAAGGAGGCGGTGCTCTCGTCGCAGATCGAGGGGACGCAGTCGTCGCTCTCGGATCTCCTGCTCTTCGAGCTCGAGGAGGCCCCCGGCGTACCGCTCGACGACGTGGTCGAGGTCTCGAACTACGTCGCGGCGCTGGAGCACGGCCTCACGCGGCTGCGCGAGGGCTTCCCGCTCTCGGGCCGGCTGATCCGCGAGATCCACGGCGTTCTGCTCTCGCGCGGCCGCGGCAGCGGCAAGGACCCCGGCGAGTTCCGCCGCTCGCAGAACTGGATCGGCGGCAGCCGGCCGGGCAAAGCCGTTTTCGTCCCGCCGCCACACACGCTCGTGCCCGAGTGCATGACAGCGCTCGAGAGGTTCCTGCACGCGGAGGGCGATGGACTGCCGGTGCTGGTGCGCGCCGCGCTCGCGCACGTTCAGTTCGAGACGATCCACCCGTTTCTCGACGGCAACGGCCGGGTCGGCCGGCTCCTCATCACGTTCCTGCTCTGCCAAGCCGGCGTTCTGAGCGAGCCGCTGCTCTACCTGAGCCTCTACCTGAAGCAGAACCGCGCGCGCTACTACGAGCTGCTCGATCGCGTGCGTCGCGAGGGCGACTGGGAGGAGTGGCTCGCTTTCTTCCTCGCCGGCGTGCGCCAGACGGCGGAGGGCGCGGCCTCGACCGCCGCGCGGCTGGCCGAGATGTTCGGAGCGGACCGCTCGCGGATCGAGCCGTCGGGGCGCCGCGCTGGCTCGGCTCTGCGCGTGCACGAGGCGATGAAGGCGCGCCCCATCACGTCGGTGGCGGAGATCTGCCGGGCGACCGGGTTGTCCTTCCCTGCGGCGTCCTCGTCGATCGAGTTGCTCGTGCAGCTCGGCATTGCACGAGAGCTGACCGGCAAGCGCCGGAATCGCCTCTTCGTCTACGACCGCTATCTCGCCATCCTGAGCGAGGGTACGGAGCGCCCATGA
- a CDS encoding ImmA/IrrE family metallo-endopeptidase, producing the protein MNRVAVKPELLRWAWERSGRGTELADRFPKLGAWERGELQPTLKQLEQFAKATYTPVGYLFLREPPVERVPIPDFRTIAGTSTARPSADLLDTIYLCQQRQEWYRDFARTMGEAPSALVGSARVADDVVATASAMRRALGFDLDERRQLPTWTEALRRFTEQADGAGILVMVSGVVGSNNRRKLDPDEFRGFALADALAPLVFVNGADTKAAQMFTLAHELAHLWLGQTAVSDAQASEVPRHDVESWCNRVAAERLVPLASVRATYDRSAALEAEVDRLARRFKVSTLVTLRRIHDAGGLSRQQFWDAYRDELERLRALPKTSGGDFYLTLGARAGKTFATALVVSTLEGRTSFTEAFRLLGFKKMATFRELGESLGVAF; encoded by the coding sequence ATGAACCGGGTGGCGGTGAAGCCCGAGCTGTTGCGATGGGCGTGGGAGCGGTCCGGTCGGGGCACGGAACTCGCGGACAGGTTCCCGAAGCTCGGAGCGTGGGAACGGGGAGAGCTGCAGCCGACGCTGAAGCAGCTGGAGCAGTTTGCCAAGGCCACGTATACGCCGGTCGGCTACCTCTTCCTGCGCGAGCCGCCCGTAGAGCGTGTGCCGATCCCGGACTTCCGTACCATCGCGGGTACGTCGACCGCTCGGCCGAGCGCGGATCTGCTCGACACGATCTACCTCTGCCAGCAGCGCCAGGAGTGGTACCGCGACTTCGCGCGGACGATGGGAGAGGCGCCGTCTGCCCTCGTCGGCTCGGCGCGGGTCGCGGACGACGTCGTGGCGACCGCGTCGGCCATGAGACGCGCCCTCGGCTTCGATCTGGACGAGCGGCGCCAGCTTCCCACCTGGACCGAGGCGCTGCGCCGATTCACCGAGCAGGCGGACGGCGCCGGCATTCTCGTCATGGTCAGCGGCGTCGTGGGTAGCAACAACCGGCGCAAGCTCGATCCCGATGAGTTTCGCGGCTTCGCGCTGGCAGACGCCCTCGCGCCGCTCGTCTTCGTAAACGGCGCGGATACCAAGGCGGCGCAGATGTTCACGCTGGCGCACGAGCTGGCGCACCTTTGGCTCGGCCAGACGGCGGTCTCCGACGCGCAGGCATCCGAGGTTCCGCGACACGACGTCGAGAGCTGGTGCAACCGGGTTGCCGCCGAACGCCTGGTGCCGCTCGCGTCGGTGCGCGCGACCTACGACCGGAGCGCGGCACTCGAAGCCGAGGTAGACCGACTGGCCCGGCGCTTCAAAGTGAGCACGCTCGTGACCCTGCGACGGATCCACGACGCTGGGGGGCTGAGCCGCCAGCAGTTCTGGGATGCCTACCGCGACGAGCTCGAACGCCTGCGCGCACTGCCGAAGACGAGCGGCGGCGACTTCTATCTCACGCTCGGCGCACGCGCCGGAAAAACGTTCGCCACGGCACTCGTAGTCAGCACGCTCGAAGGCCGGACTTCCTTCACCGAGGCGTTTCGGCTGCTTGGCTTCAAGAAGATGGCGACGTTCCGCGAGCTGGGGGAGAGCCTCGGGGTGGCCTTCTGA
- a CDS encoding DUF4411 family protein, translating to MAYLLDADVFIRAKNLHYGLDFCPAFWDWLIAQNAAGHVFSIERVGDEVQAIDDELSDWARERGERFFLEPEPAVLPALADVSAWASGQRYEPAAISTFLPVADYYLVAHALASGHTVVTHEVPSALVRKIKIPDACIGLSIKCMTPNEMLRRERARFVLGSGSGP from the coding sequence ATGGCCTACTTGCTCGACGCCGATGTGTTCATCCGGGCCAAGAATCTGCACTACGGCCTCGATTTCTGTCCGGCGTTCTGGGATTGGCTGATCGCGCAGAACGCTGCAGGCCATGTCTTCAGCATCGAGAGGGTGGGCGACGAAGTTCAGGCCATCGACGACGAGCTGTCGGATTGGGCACGTGAGCGCGGGGAGCGATTCTTCCTCGAGCCGGAGCCCGCAGTTCTTCCGGCGCTCGCCGATGTGAGCGCCTGGGCGAGCGGGCAGCGCTACGAACCAGCGGCGATCAGCACGTTCCTTCCGGTGGCGGACTACTACCTCGTGGCTCATGCACTCGCGAGCGGGCACACCGTAGTGACGCATGAAGTGCCGTCGGCCTTGGTGCGCAAGATCAAGATCCCGGATGCCTGCATCGGGCTCTCGATCAAGTGCATGACGCCGAACGAGATGCTCCGACGTGAGCGCGCGCGGTTCGTGCTCGGCAGCGGGAGTGGACCATGA